From the genome of Amia ocellicauda isolate fAmiCal2 chromosome 14, fAmiCal2.hap1, whole genome shotgun sequence, one region includes:
- the LOC136767846 gene encoding uncharacterized protein LOC136767846, which translates to MALSPCLNARLSSALAELMRAALCEIWKAVEETVSESRVEITRRQRENEALRRRLQELMVAGEAAVCHWSSGADGPPVQSRGAGRREGDTRAAADGAVEASALPDSGERAPIEQQPCEQEWGSSLRQDTEPTDTEDKQGLTDQLGIRQSEEKLIGLESGRRAEPQTEDYTQGQRAGAELVSTRTQCEPTLLLDHIKIEDDTAVRATQTPFKDALHDIKPEIVIESICNLPTEPPPVDRQLDPQSTAPRTELCGGSDSAVGAESPSSQRRKLRPRPSTSHTPPSRHNRKHRDRHSCSQCEKTFRDFASFKKHACIQTGEKPFCCTQCGKSFTLEGSLKTHQRIHTGEKPYSCKQCGKRFSHSASLSYHQLIHTGKKPYSCNQCGRSFTLAGTLKTHQRIHTGEKPYCCSHCGKSFSQAGNFKSHLRIHTGEKPYCCPTCGKRFSRTGSLHYHQRVHTADKSN; encoded by the exons ATGGCCCTCTCTCCGTGTCTGAATGCCCGCCTGTCCTCGGCGCTGGCCGAGCTGATGAGAGCCGCCCTGTGTGAGATCTGGAAGGCGGTGGAAGAGACGGTGTCGGAGTCCCGGGTGGAAATAACccgcagacagagagaaaacgaGGCGCTGAGGCGGAGGCTGCAGGAGCTCATGGTGGCGGGGGAGGCGGCTGTGTGTCACTGGAGCTCCGGAGCGGACGGGCCGCCTGTGCAGAGCCGAGGAGccgggaggagagagggagacacccgGGCAGCAGCGGACG gagctgtagaggccagcgctctccctgactctggggaaagggctcccattgagcagcagccctgtgaGCAAGAGTGGggctccagtctgaggcaggacacagagcccacagATACTGAAGACAAACAGGGCCTGACTGATCAGCTCGGGATCAGACAGAGTGAAGAAAAGCTCATTGGACTGGAGTCTGGCCGCAGGGCAGAGCCACAGACAGAAGATTATACACAGGGACAGAGAGCGGGTGCTGAGCTGGTCTCTACCAGAACACAGTGTGAACCTACTCTTTTGTTAGATCACATTAAAATAGAGGATGACACTGCTGTTCGCGCAACGCAGACTCCTTTCAAAGATGCACTCCATGATATCAAACCTGAGATTGTTATAGAAAGCATCTGTAACCTGCCAACTGAGCCCCCTCCTGTAGATAGACAGCTTGACCCTCAGTCTACTGCCCCGAGGACAGAGCTCTGTGGAGGGAGTGACAGTGCAGTAGGGGCTGAGAGCCCATCATCACAGCGCAGAAAGCTGCGTCCCAGACCCTCCACCTCCCACACTCCTCCCTCACGACACAATCGTAAGCATCGGGACCGCCATAGCTGCTCCCAGTGTGAGAAAACGTTCCGTGACTTTGCAAGCTTTAAAAAACATGCATGTATTCAGACGGGAGAAAAACCATTCTGCTGCACTCAATGTGGAAAGAGCTTCACTCTGGAAGGAAGCCTTAAGACTcatcagcgcattcacacaggagagaaaccgtacAGCTGCAAGCAGTGTGGGAAGCGCTTCAGTCATTCAGCAAGCTTGAGTTATCACCAGCTCATTCATACTGGGAAAAAACCATACAGCTGCAACCAATGTGGGAGGAGCTTCACTCTTGCAGGAACCCTTAAAACTCACCAACGCATTCACACGGGAGAGAAACCATACTGCTGCTCCCattgtgggaagagcttcagtcAGGCAGGAAACTTTAAATCTCACCTGCGCATTCACACGGGAGAGAAACCATACTGCTGCCCAACGTGTGGAAAGCGGTTCAGTCGTACAGGAAGCCTTCATTATCACCAGAGGGTTCACACAGCAGATAAATCGAATTAA